From a single Nostoc edaphicum CCNP1411 genomic region:
- a CDS encoding PAS domain S-box protein yields MAMIALNIMPIAYISKGLRVDEIVKSAYKPDFQPENITLLDTIAANLPGMIFQILQQQDGSVFIPYISFGCKYLYELEPEAIQADFQVLYKLIHPQDIKAFAESIAVCRTTFTPWHWEGRIITPSGKLKWIQGTSQPELQANGDFLWNGLAMDITDRKQAEEKLQESEARYKAILDAIPDLMFRISRDGEYLDLKSEGANVTLSREEIVGKHVQELLPSDVAAISQVAIAKTLDSGTLQTCEYQLPTPLGIRNYEARLVVSGEDEVLAIVRDITDQKQGEVALQNLAQKFAKAFSCSPDSITISTLQEGRFIEVNDSFVKLSGYERDEAIGKTSFELNLWVDDGDRLNLLQQLQGTGVVRNLEFEFRQKSGEIITTLLSAEVIDLDGIPSILAVHHDITERKQVEAQFRLCAQRDRLLAETLVRIRSSLNLEQILQTTVTEVRQFLQADRVFISLNNANLGIRTLAESVDPKYPSVSGWSTNDEAYLKEVRNLLKDNFVRVVEDITQMKVSPKVKAHCQKFQTQASLAVPIMLGDELFGALIANQCSGSRHWLPIEIDLLQQMSEQVAIAIQQSQICQKLAELNTNLEHQVEERTAQLQQKMQEVEKLHRVKDVVLHTVAHDLRTSVMGNLMVLKNLLNQGQGSKGAGEQGSRGAITASLSPLPPIPSAPLPLSHAQSPISNSQSSIPISRSIIERMIQGNDRQLTMINSLLEINSCEKQGLEIKLEPVQLSTLLGGTFAQLEPILTQNQATLKNLVPADLPLVMADGTRLQKVLANLITHGLQNNPPGLNFTLSATVERGMIRTQIQDDGVGMSKVECDRLFDLHVRDPQDCCSTSIGLKMYLCRKVIKAHGGEIGVISNRKRGLTFWFTLPLAT; encoded by the coding sequence ATGGCTATGATTGCCTTGAATATTATGCCAATTGCTTATATATCAAAGGGTCTAAGAGTGGATGAAATTGTAAAATCAGCGTATAAACCAGATTTTCAACCAGAGAATATCACTCTGTTGGACACAATTGCTGCCAATTTACCGGGGATGATTTTCCAAATTCTGCAACAGCAGGATGGTTCTGTATTTATCCCTTATATTAGTTTTGGTTGTAAATATTTGTATGAATTAGAACCAGAAGCTATACAGGCAGACTTTCAGGTGCTATATAAACTGATTCATCCACAGGATATAAAAGCTTTTGCAGAATCTATTGCTGTTTGTCGCACCACTTTTACACCTTGGCATTGGGAAGGTCGGATTATTACGCCTAGTGGCAAACTTAAGTGGATTCAAGGTACTTCACAACCAGAACTACAAGCCAATGGTGATTTTCTTTGGAATGGCTTGGCCATGGATATTACAGACCGGAAACAAGCCGAAGAAAAATTGCAAGAAAGTGAGGCGCGGTATAAAGCAATTTTGGATGCTATCCCCGATTTGATGTTTCGCATCAGCCGCGATGGCGAGTATTTAGATTTGAAAAGTGAAGGAGCAAATGTCACTCTTTCGAGAGAAGAAATAGTTGGAAAACATGTACAAGAGTTATTGCCTAGTGATGTTGCAGCCATTAGCCAAGTAGCGATCGCTAAAACTTTAGATTCTGGAACTTTACAAACTTGCGAATATCAGCTACCAACGCCTTTGGGAATCAGAAATTATGAGGCGCGGTTGGTCGTGAGTGGTGAAGATGAGGTACTAGCAATTGTCCGAGATATCACAGATCAGAAACAGGGAGAAGTCGCTTTACAAAATCTTGCCCAAAAATTTGCTAAAGCTTTTAGTTGCAGCCCCGATTCAATTACCATTAGTACGCTACAAGAAGGACGCTTCATCGAAGTTAACGACAGTTTTGTAAAACTTTCAGGTTATGAGCGAGATGAGGCGATTGGTAAAACTTCTTTTGAGTTAAATCTTTGGGTAGACGATGGCGATCGCCTGAATTTGTTACAGCAGTTGCAAGGCACGGGAGTTGTTCGCAACTTAGAATTTGAATTTCGGCAAAAGTCTGGCGAGATCATTACAACGCTGCTTTCAGCCGAAGTGATTGATTTAGATGGTATACCTTCCATCCTGGCAGTGCATCACGACATTACAGAACGCAAACAGGTAGAAGCGCAGTTCCGCCTTTGTGCCCAACGCGATCGCTTGTTGGCAGAAACCCTAGTGCGAATTCGGTCTTCGCTTAACTTAGAGCAAATTCTCCAAACCACCGTCACGGAAGTCAGACAATTTCTGCAAGCAGATCGAGTTTTCATCAGTTTAAATAATGCCAATTTAGGAATCAGAACTCTTGCCGAATCAGTAGATCCCAAATATCCATCAGTCTCAGGTTGGTCTACTAATGATGAAGCTTATCTAAAAGAAGTGCGAAATTTACTAAAAGATAATTTTGTGCGTGTCGTTGAAGACATAACGCAAATGAAAGTATCTCCCAAAGTCAAAGCACACTGTCAAAAATTCCAAACGCAGGCTAGCTTGGCTGTACCAATTATGCTTGGTGATGAATTATTTGGGGCGTTGATTGCCAATCAATGCTCAGGTTCGCGTCATTGGCTGCCGATAGAAATTGATTTGTTACAGCAGATGTCAGAACAGGTTGCGATCGCTATTCAGCAAAGCCAGATATGCCAAAAACTAGCAGAACTCAACACTAATTTAGAACACCAAGTAGAAGAACGAACAGCCCAGTTGCAGCAGAAAATGCAAGAAGTTGAAAAATTGCATCGCGTCAAAGATGTAGTTTTGCACACCGTTGCCCACGATTTACGAACTTCGGTAATGGGTAACTTGATGGTGTTGAAGAATTTGTTAAATCAGGGGCAGGGGAGCAAGGGAGCAGGGGAGCAGGGGAGCAGGGGAGCAATTACAGCAAGTCTTTCCCCTCTGCCCCCCATCCCCTCTGCCCCTCTGCCTCTTTCCCATGCCCAATCCCCAATCTCCAATTCCCAATCTTCAATTCCAATATCTCGCTCAATTATCGAGCGGATGATTCAAGGCAACGATCGCCAACTAACAATGATTAACTCATTGCTAGAAATTAATTCCTGTGAAAAACAGGGTCTTGAGATCAAACTCGAACCTGTGCAACTTAGCACCCTACTGGGAGGCACATTCGCCCAGTTGGAACCCATACTTACACAAAATCAAGCGACTCTAAAAAACTTAGTTCCCGCAGACTTGCCTTTAGTAATGGCAGATGGGACTCGATTGCAGAAAGTTTTGGCAAATTTAATCACACATGGCTTGCAAAATAATCCACCAGGATTAAATTTTACCCTGAGTGCCACCGTTGAGAGGGGAATGATTCGCACTCAGATTCAAGATGACGGTGTGGGAATGAGTAAAGTAGAGTGCGATCGCCTTTTCGATCTTCATGTCCGCGATCCCCAAGACTGTTGCTCTACAAGCATTGGCTTAAAAATGTATCTTTGTCGGAAAGTTATTAAGGCACATGGCGGCGAAATCGGTGTTATTAGTAACCGCAAGCGCGGGTTAACTTTCTGGTTTACACTACCTTTGGCAACTTGA
- the ada gene encoding bifunctional DNA-binding transcriptional regulator/O6-methylguanine-DNA methyltransferase Ada codes for MQLQQTQLLEETLWQAVLNRDPTFEGKLFYGVRSTGIYCRPICPSRRPNRNQVCFFQSVQDAEIAGFRPCKRCQPQSEIVPITAKAKVLAVCRYIEAQVDYIPTLSELSSQVEMSPSYLQRIFKQIIGVSPFQYADALRSQRLKQRLQLGEEIADVVYDTGYGSSSQLYEKAPKQLGMTPKIYQQAGKTISIVYAIAPCLLGYLLVATTEKGICAVKLGDEADKLEDILNQEFHQAHIMRDDHTHNDWIQAILDLIAGDKTHLDLPLDVRGTAFQKQVWQALQKIPHGETRTYTDIARDIAKPEAVRAVANACGANPTALIVPCHRVLRSDGSLGGYHWGIERKQKLLTQESKFLKDDSNT; via the coding sequence ATGCAATTACAACAGACACAACTTTTAGAAGAAACGCTCTGGCAAGCAGTTCTCAATCGAGATCCCACTTTTGAAGGTAAGCTTTTTTATGGTGTTCGCTCTACAGGCATTTATTGCCGACCTATTTGCCCTAGTCGCAGACCGAATCGGAATCAAGTTTGTTTTTTCCAGTCGGTACAAGATGCTGAAATTGCAGGTTTTCGACCTTGTAAGCGCTGTCAGCCACAATCTGAAATAGTTCCAATTACAGCCAAAGCGAAAGTTTTAGCAGTATGTCGATACATTGAAGCACAAGTTGACTACATTCCAACTCTCTCAGAATTATCCTCTCAGGTGGAAATGAGTCCCAGTTATCTGCAAAGAATATTTAAGCAGATAATTGGCGTATCCCCTTTTCAATATGCAGATGCGCTGCGTAGCCAACGATTAAAACAGCGTCTCCAGTTAGGGGAAGAAATTGCTGATGTAGTTTACGATACGGGGTATGGTTCAAGTAGCCAATTGTATGAGAAAGCACCTAAGCAACTGGGAATGACACCAAAGATTTACCAACAAGCTGGAAAGACAATCAGCATTGTCTATGCGATCGCTCCATGTCTACTAGGATATTTGCTGGTGGCAACAACAGAGAAGGGTATTTGCGCCGTTAAACTAGGTGATGAAGCAGACAAGCTTGAAGACATTTTGAATCAAGAATTTCACCAAGCGCACATCATGCGTGATGACCACACACACAACGACTGGATACAAGCAATCCTCGACTTGATTGCGGGAGATAAAACACATCTCGATTTACCACTTGATGTCCGTGGGACAGCATTTCAGAAACAGGTTTGGCAAGCATTACAAAAAATTCCTCATGGCGAAACGCGCACATATACCGATATTGCCCGTGATATTGCCAAACCCGAAGCAGTCCGCGCGGTGGCAAATGCTTGTGGAGCTAATCCAACAGCGCTGATTGTACCGTGTCACCGTGTGCTGCGGAGTGATGGCAGTCTTGGCGGTTATCACTGGGGAATTGAGCGCAAACAAAAACTGCTTACACAAGAATCGAAATTTCTCAAAGATGACTCAAACACCTGA
- a CDS encoding PAS domain-containing sensor histidine kinase: protein MGKVARMLMATPFTTVQSWWRKIFSAPTTDEINTLYKAWRNRFLWQRLRLWLWLALICLLSFTLRDIYGLFFPFQELQQLPEVVRTQRIVINVAMLMSILVCFALHKTKLGRHRPDLLFLGSSWSISLASQLFATLTGFALPDTIGWSLLFLSQAVLMPVCWILHLLTQVSVLVYYFGVNTALGLETPIPEHPGIYNVTFILYIFWFCTICDIGVYLYDRLQRSEFYARQELESAYQKLKVAEAKYRTIFENAVEGIFQSSPDGRYITANPALARIYGYSLVEEVTANFTDIEQFYVDPNRRAEFVRLMEKYGRVSEFESQIYRRDGSIVWISEKAYAVRDEQGKLLYYEGLIEDITQRKQTEEELRVFFHAVSHDLRNPVLGTLMVLKNLLNQGAGTGEQGTGGREQGGNSSPLPPAPRPSTSFQSPIPVSRSILERMIQSSDRQLNLINSLMETHISEMQGVVLQRQTVQLLAVVEAAIADLEPLLEQNQAKLTNLVSADLPLVNADPTQLWRVFSNLIVNALKHNPPELLLTINATHKDDKIYCTVSDNGVGISQQQSDRLFDLYFRGASIRNSVSLGLGLYLCKQIIHAHGGEIGVNSALDAGATFWFTLPIS, encoded by the coding sequence ATGGGCAAAGTTGCTCGGATGCTAATGGCTACTCCATTTACAACAGTGCAAAGCTGGTGGAGAAAAATCTTTTCTGCACCAACAACAGATGAAATCAATACTCTTTACAAAGCTTGGCGTAACCGCTTTTTGTGGCAGAGATTACGTTTATGGTTATGGCTGGCGCTGATTTGTCTGTTGTCTTTTACTTTGCGAGACATTTACGGCTTGTTTTTTCCTTTTCAAGAGTTGCAGCAGTTGCCAGAAGTAGTTAGAACTCAACGTATTGTAATTAATGTTGCAATGCTCATGAGTATACTGGTCTGCTTTGCCTTACATAAAACTAAATTAGGTCGTCATCGTCCAGATTTATTATTTTTGGGGTCTTCTTGGTCAATTAGTTTAGCATCGCAGTTGTTTGCAACTCTTACAGGTTTTGCACTACCTGATACCATCGGTTGGTCGCTGCTATTCTTGAGCCAAGCTGTGTTGATGCCCGTCTGCTGGATTCTTCACTTGCTGACTCAAGTGAGTGTGCTGGTTTACTATTTTGGTGTGAATACGGCACTTGGACTAGAAACACCGATTCCTGAACACCCAGGAATATATAATGTGACGTTCATTTTATACATTTTTTGGTTTTGTACTATATGTGATATTGGTGTTTATCTGTACGATCGCTTGCAACGCTCTGAGTTTTATGCCCGTCAAGAACTGGAATCTGCCTATCAAAAACTCAAGGTTGCAGAAGCTAAATATCGCACCATTTTTGAAAACGCCGTTGAAGGAATTTTCCAAAGCAGTCCCGATGGACGTTACATTACGGCAAATCCCGCTCTAGCACGTATTTATGGCTACTCTTTAGTGGAAGAGGTGACAGCAAATTTCACTGATATTGAACAATTTTACGTTGATCCGAACCGTCGGGCAGAATTTGTGCGCCTGATGGAAAAGTATGGCAGGGTTTCAGAGTTTGAGTCTCAAATTTATCGCCGAGATGGGAGTATTGTCTGGATTTCAGAAAAAGCTTACGCAGTCCGTGACGAACAGGGAAAATTGCTTTACTACGAAGGTTTAATTGAAGACATTACCCAGCGCAAGCAAACTGAAGAGGAACTACGAGTATTTTTCCATGCAGTTTCCCACGACTTACGTAACCCGGTGCTGGGTACTTTAATGGTATTGAAGAATTTGCTAAATCAGGGAGCGGGGACTGGGGAGCAGGGGACAGGGGGCAGGGAGCAGGGGGGAAATTCCTCTCCTCTGCCCCCTGCACCCCGCCCCTCTACCTCTTTCCAATCCCCAATCCCTGTTTCACGCTCAATTTTAGAGCGGATGATTCAAAGTAGCGATCGCCAACTGAACTTAATTAATTCGTTGATGGAAACTCATATCAGTGAAATGCAAGGTGTTGTTTTACAACGTCAAACCGTACAATTACTGGCAGTTGTCGAAGCTGCGATCGCTGATTTAGAGCCATTATTAGAGCAAAATCAAGCCAAGCTGACAAATCTAGTATCCGCAGATTTGCCATTAGTGAATGCTGATCCCACACAACTATGGCGAGTTTTTTCTAACTTAATTGTCAATGCTCTAAAACACAATCCCCCGGAATTGCTTTTGACAATCAACGCTACTCATAAGGATGACAAAATTTATTGTACTGTTAGTGATAATGGTGTGGGAATTAGTCAACAACAAAGCGATCGGCTTTTTGACCTTTACTTTCGGGGTGCAAGTATCCGCAATTCTGTAAGTTTGGGATTGGGGTTGTATCTGTGTAAGCAAATTATCCATGCTCACGGCGGCGAAATTGGCGTAAACAGTGCATTGGATGCAGGGGCAACTTTCTGGTTTACATTACCTATTAGCTAA
- a CDS encoding Uma2 family endonuclease — MIASPQQNYITVEEYLQMEEQSNIKHEYIDGYIYAMAGALDPHVTIAGNLFALLRNHVRGSGCRVYIADMKARIESLNRFYYPDVMVTCDQRDRETPGYKRFPCLIVEVLSNSTEAFDRGDKFADYQTLESLQEYVLINTKRQRVECFRRNEQGLWVLQSYTSEDQSFRLNSVDFEETMATLYEDVVFE, encoded by the coding sequence ATGATAGCCTCACCCCAACAAAACTACATCACCGTTGAAGAATACCTCCAAATGGAGGAACAGAGCAATATCAAGCATGAATACATCGACGGCTACATCTATGCAATGGCTGGAGCGCTAGATCCACACGTTACCATTGCAGGAAACCTATTCGCTCTCCTCCGTAATCATGTGCGCGGCTCTGGTTGTCGTGTTTACATCGCTGACATGAAAGCCAGAATTGAATCCCTGAATCGCTTTTATTATCCCGATGTGATGGTTACTTGCGATCAACGAGATCGAGAAACGCCAGGTTATAAAAGATTTCCCTGTTTAATTGTCGAAGTTTTATCTAATTCTACCGAAGCTTTTGATCGTGGCGATAAATTCGCCGATTATCAAACACTGGAAAGTCTGCAAGAGTATGTTTTAATTAATACAAAACGTCAGCGAGTCGAGTGTTTTCGCCGCAATGAGCAAGGGTTATGGGTTTTACAATCTTACACATCAGAGGATCAATCATTTCGACTCAATAGCGTGGATTTTGAGGAAACAATGGCAACACTCTACGAAGATGTAGTTTTTGAATAA
- a CDS encoding Uma2 family endonuclease has product MNNITVSLPPTLELNIDLTDEQFFQLCQNNRDLKFERTASGELIIIMPPTGSSTSDRNADLTYQLRAWSRQNKLGKSFDSSGGFKLPNGAERSPDASWVKMERWNALSEAEKERFAPLCPDFVVELMSPSDSLEKTRAKMREYIDNGARLGWLINRGQQQVEIYRSNREVEILQSPKTLSGEDVLPGFVLDLAEIW; this is encoded by the coding sequence ATGAATAATATCACCGTCAGTTTACCTCCTACCCTCGAATTAAATATCGACTTGACTGACGAGCAATTTTTTCAGCTTTGTCAAAATAATCGAGACTTAAAGTTTGAACGGACAGCCTCAGGGGAATTAATTATTATTATGCCACCTACTGGGAGTAGTACTAGTGACCGTAATGCTGATTTAACTTATCAATTAAGAGCTTGGAGTCGTCAAAATAAGCTAGGAAAATCCTTTGACTCTTCTGGTGGTTTCAAACTTCCTAATGGTGCAGAGCGTTCTCCAGATGCTTCCTGGGTGAAAATGGAACGGTGGAATGCTTTAAGCGAAGCAGAAAAAGAAAGATTTGCTCCTTTGTGTCCCGATTTTGTGGTTGAGTTAATGTCTCCGAGTGATTCATTAGAAAAAACGCGAGCCAAAATGAGGGAATACATCGATAATGGGGCAAGATTGGGCTGGTTAATTAATAGAGGACAGCAGCAAGTAGAGATTTATCGTTCCAATCGAGAAGTTGAGATTTTACAAAGTCCTAAAACTCTATCTGGAGAAGATGTTTTGCCAGGATTTGTTTTAGATTTAGCGGAAATTTGGTGA